One Deinococcus sp. LM3 genomic region harbors:
- a CDS encoding transposase, translating to MRSSERRFRRWLRNKHLHASLLYGEVITRALREWGQDTLVLALDTSVLFEKFCLIRVSVLFRGRAVPLVSRVIEHSSAQVDTDELLPVLAEAKGLLDFVGIRQVRLLADRGFCDTDLMAWLQHCDWTYRIRIKSTLILSTPDGQRLCKISDVKLQPRETACFHHVRLTGRQFGPVHVVLGRPSDDPEQWQVVSNEPTSVDTFGEYGERFQIEEGFLDEKSGLFELEASKLRDANSLERLVMVISVATLLLVSEGLDVVERGDRRVVDPHWQRGLSYLKIGHKAMSYALSRGQRFFRTLRLRGGPDPEPPKPRKRGQPSSLEALKNGWHVSFHFIS from the coding sequence GTGCGGAGCAGCGAACGCCGCTTTCGGCGCTGGTTGCGTAATAAGCACCTTCACGCGAGCCTGCTCTACGGCGAGGTCATCACTCGCGCACTCCGCGAGTGGGGCCAGGACACCCTGGTCCTCGCTCTGGATACCAGCGTCCTGTTCGAGAAATTCTGCCTCATCCGGGTCTCCGTTCTCTTCCGTGGGCGGGCCGTTCCACTGGTGTCCCGGGTCATAGAGCATTCCAGTGCCCAAGTCGATACGGACGAATTGCTCCCTGTGCTCGCAGAAGCCAAAGGCCTCCTGGACTTCGTGGGCATTCGTCAGGTCCGCCTGCTGGCGGACCGGGGTTTCTGCGACACCGACCTGATGGCATGGCTCCAGCACTGCGATTGGACCTACCGCATCCGTATCAAATCCACCCTGATCCTCAGCACGCCAGACGGGCAGCGCCTCTGCAAGATCAGCGACGTGAAGCTCCAACCGAGGGAAACGGCCTGCTTCCACCATGTGCGTCTGACCGGACGGCAATTCGGGCCGGTGCACGTCGTTCTGGGTCGTCCATCAGACGACCCGGAGCAATGGCAGGTGGTGAGCAACGAGCCCACCAGCGTGGACACCTTCGGCGAGTACGGCGAGCGTTTTCAGATCGAGGAAGGGTTCCTGGACGAGAAGAGCGGCCTGTTCGAGCTGGAAGCGTCCAAACTGCGGGATGCGAACAGCCTGGAACGGCTGGTCATGGTGATCTCGGTGGCGACGTTGCTGCTGGTCTCCGAGGGGCTGGACGTGGTGGAGCGTGGGGATCGACGCGTCGTCGATCCCCACTGGCAGCGCGGACTGAGCTACCTGAAAATCGGGCATAAAGCGATGAGCTACGCGCTGAGTCGAGGTCAGAGGTTCTTCAGAACCCTGAGATTGCGGGGCGGCCCGGACCCCGAGCCACCGAAGCCCAGAAAACGTGGCCAGCCGTCCTCGTTGGAAGCGCTTAAGAACGGCTGGCACGTCAGTTTTCACTTCATCTCATAA
- a CDS encoding IS110 family transposase, which translates to MSGETFVGIDVSKARLDVAILPSGEIFAVDNTASGLTELLIRLSEAQPHLVVLESTGGLERAAVLALYEAGWPATVLNPRRVRHFSRALGQRAKTDRIDAMVLARFAQTMQPEAQVHSNALQRSLEAILTRRRQVVELLNMERNRLNSSQDAYVQQDLREVIHYLEERREQLDQALRDAIQQNPKFQATYDVLTSTPGVGPVMAWTLLAQLPELGQLSRQKIANLVGVAPLNRDSGTVRGHRSIWGGRASVRQVLYMSAVSGVRWNPTLKAVYQHLIGNGKPTKVALVACMRKLLVYLNAMVRDQAPWQVQSVA; encoded by the coding sequence ATGTCAGGTGAGACGTTCGTAGGCATCGATGTCTCGAAAGCCCGGCTGGATGTCGCGATCTTGCCAAGCGGTGAGATCTTCGCCGTGGACAACACGGCGTCTGGACTCACCGAACTCTTGATTCGCCTGTCTGAGGCTCAGCCGCACTTGGTCGTCCTGGAATCGACCGGTGGCCTGGAACGGGCCGCAGTGCTGGCTCTGTATGAAGCGGGCTGGCCGGCAACGGTGTTGAATCCACGCCGGGTGCGTCATTTCTCGCGTGCACTGGGCCAACGTGCGAAGACTGACCGGATCGACGCGATGGTCCTGGCCAGGTTTGCGCAGACGATGCAACCGGAAGCGCAGGTGCACTCGAATGCGTTGCAGCGGTCGCTGGAGGCGATCCTGACGCGCCGACGTCAGGTGGTCGAGCTGCTCAACATGGAGCGCAACAGGCTCAATAGCAGCCAGGATGCCTACGTCCAGCAGGACCTTCGTGAGGTCATCCACTACCTCGAGGAGCGTCGTGAGCAGCTCGATCAAGCTCTCCGGGATGCGATTCAGCAGAATCCGAAGTTCCAAGCGACCTATGACGTGTTGACGTCAACTCCGGGTGTCGGCCCGGTGATGGCGTGGACGTTGCTGGCCCAACTCCCTGAGTTGGGCCAGCTCTCCAGGCAGAAGATTGCCAATCTGGTCGGGGTTGCGCCACTCAATCGGGATAGTGGGACCGTGCGTGGTCACCGCAGTATCTGGGGGGGCCGTGCGTCGGTACGTCAGGTGCTGTACATGTCAGCGGTGTCAGGAGTCCGGTGGAATCCCACGCTGAAAGCGGTGTATCAGCATCTGATCGGGAATGGCAAACCGACGAAGGTCGCGCTGGTGGCCTGCATGCGCAAACTGCTGGTCTATCTGAACGCCATGGTGCGGGATCAGGCTCCCTGGCAGGTGCAATCGGTCGCCTGA